One Thermoanaerobacter pseudethanolicus ATCC 33223 DNA window includes the following coding sequences:
- a CDS encoding carbohydrate deacetylase gives MKYLIVNADDFGLTKGVNKGVVECYKNGILRSTSIMCNMPYANEALQVKELCPDLGFGIHITLDAGKPLSSPEKVNTLVDERGYFKRGFPHSLDDADVDQIRIEIEEQIKKAFSLGVTITHMDSHHHAQSHSKVIDAFIEMAHKYNLPVRSTPLDKEKIIKAGLKTVDNFIYTFYDDGVKKENLLSILGSLEEGTTEIMSHPAYVDDELVNISSYHAKREVERKILTDKDVLQFIRDNNILLTNYSILK, from the coding sequence ATGAAATATTTAATTGTAAATGCTGATGATTTTGGGCTGACAAAAGGGGTTAATAAAGGAGTTGTTGAATGCTATAAAAACGGTATTTTAAGAAGCACTTCTATAATGTGTAATATGCCTTACGCTAATGAGGCTTTACAAGTAAAAGAATTATGTCCAGATTTAGGTTTTGGGATACACATAACTTTAGATGCCGGTAAACCGTTAAGTAGTCCTGAAAAAGTGAATACTCTGGTAGATGAAAGAGGGTATTTTAAGAGAGGTTTTCCGCATTCTTTAGATGACGCTGATGTAGATCAAATCAGAATTGAGATAGAAGAGCAAATTAAAAAAGCTTTTTCTTTGGGTGTAACGATAACTCATATGGATAGTCATCATCATGCACAAAGTCATTCCAAGGTAATAGATGCATTCATAGAAATGGCTCACAAATATAACTTACCTGTACGATCTACTCCATTAGATAAGGAAAAAATAATTAAAGCTGGTTTAAAAACTGTTGATAATTTTATTTATACCTTTTATGATGATGGTGTCAAAAAAGAAAATCTGTTGTCTATATTGGGTAGTCTAGAAGAAGGAACAACTGAAATAATGAGCCATCCAGCTTACGTAGATGATGAATTAGTGAATATATCCTCTTATCATGCAAAAAGAGAAGTTGAAAGAAAAATATTGACTGATAAAGATGTTTTACAATTTATTCGCGATAATAATATTTTATTAACCAACTATTCGATATTAAAATAA
- a CDS encoding PTS sugar transporter subunit IIC — protein MDALINFLDRYFMPVAGRIAEQRHLKAIRDGIVATMPLLLIGSFFLIIAFPPIPALEALVKPYVNDLLKIVNATFDIIAMVASFTIAYSLAGTYKIDPLASGVLSLSTFMLSVPLTQDGNIPLKWMGSQGLFVAMILAIFTVEVQRKFVEKNLIIRMPEGVPPSVGRAFAALIPGAVTITFIWIIHMILIKTIHLTIPEAINKLIAIPLLKLGSTLPAVILAILAIQFLWSVGIHGAALVGGILGPIWLTFTQENSAAKIAGEKILPHIVTQQFFDIFIYIGGSGTTLALALLLIFATKSAQLKAVGKAAIWPGIFNINEPITFGMPIVMNPVMIIPFILAPIAAGLITYFAMALNLVARPYALIPWTTPVLISGFLTTGDWKAIILQIINFLVAGAIYYPFLKLWDNKKYEEEQQFKKE, from the coding sequence ATGGATGCACTTATTAATTTCCTCGACAGGTATTTCATGCCTGTAGCAGGTAGAATTGCTGAACAAAGACACCTCAAGGCAATACGTGATGGAATAGTTGCAACAATGCCATTACTTCTCATTGGGTCTTTCTTCTTAATTATAGCTTTTCCGCCCATACCAGCCCTTGAAGCTTTAGTTAAACCTTATGTAAATGACTTACTAAAAATAGTCAATGCAACATTTGATATAATAGCTATGGTTGCATCTTTTACAATAGCTTATTCACTTGCCGGAACTTACAAAATAGATCCTTTAGCCTCTGGGGTATTAAGTTTGTCTACTTTTATGTTATCAGTACCTTTAACCCAAGATGGTAATATTCCTTTGAAGTGGATGGGAAGCCAAGGACTATTTGTTGCAATGATTCTTGCAATTTTTACAGTGGAGGTACAAAGAAAATTTGTAGAGAAAAATTTAATTATTCGCATGCCAGAGGGAGTTCCGCCTTCTGTGGGTAGAGCTTTTGCAGCATTGATTCCGGGCGCTGTAACTATCACATTTATTTGGATAATACACATGATACTAATTAAAACAATTCATTTAACAATACCGGAAGCTATTAATAAATTGATAGCTATTCCGTTGTTAAAATTAGGTTCTACACTTCCAGCTGTTATCCTTGCAATACTAGCAATTCAGTTCTTATGGAGTGTAGGTATTCATGGTGCAGCCTTAGTAGGAGGAATTTTAGGGCCAATCTGGCTTACTTTTACTCAGGAGAATTCAGCTGCAAAAATTGCCGGCGAAAAAATTCTTCCTCACATAGTAACACAGCAATTTTTTGATATTTTCATATATATAGGTGGTTCAGGAACAACTCTTGCGTTAGCATTGCTTTTAATTTTTGCTACAAAATCTGCCCAATTGAAAGCAGTTGGTAAAGCTGCTATTTGGCCAGGTATATTTAACATAAACGAACCTATTACTTTTGGTATGCCAATAGTGATGAATCCCGTTATGATTATACCATTTATTTTAGCTCCTATTGCAGCAGGTCTTATAACTTATTTTGCGATGGCATTAAATCTTGTGGCAAGACCTTATGCTTTGATTCCTTGGACAACACCTGTGTTGATTAGCGGATTTTTAACTACAGGTGATTGGAAAGCTATTATTTTGCAGATTATAAACTTTCTTGTAGCTGGAGCGATTTACTATCCTTTCTTGAAACTATGGGACAATAAGAAATATGAAGAAGAGCAGCAATTTAAAAAAGAATAA
- a CDS encoding PTS sugar transporter subunit IIB: MRILLICGAGMSTSLLVEKMKKEGEKRGMKDLYIFAEAADNLEKVIDDYDVVLLGPQIRYKEKYVAELTKEKNKVYRVIPPNVYGMIDGAKTLDLAIEALKNK, from the coding sequence ATGAGAATTCTATTAATCTGTGGTGCTGGGATGTCAACAAGTTTGTTGGTTGAAAAAATGAAAAAAGAAGGCGAAAAAAGGGGGATGAAAGATTTATACATTTTTGCAGAAGCGGCAGATAATTTGGAAAAAGTAATTGACGATTATGATGTGGTGTTACTGGGACCCCAAATCAGGTATAAAGAAAAATATGTGGCAGAACTGACAAAAGAAAAGAATAAAGTTTACAGGGTAATTCCACCCAATGTATATGGAATGATAGATGGAGCTAAAACCTTGGATTTAGCAATAGAAGCGCTAAAAAACAAATAA
- a CDS encoding PTS lactose/cellobiose transporter subunit IIA, protein MNLEQIVFTIISHAGNARSICFDALKHAKEGNFVEAENCLNKASEELLEAHHVQTDMIHKEAQGEKQEVTLLLIHAEDHLMNAILAKELITEMIELYKIIYQTKGATYNV, encoded by the coding sequence ATGAATCTTGAACAAATTGTATTCACTATTATATCTCACGCAGGAAATGCACGAAGCATTTGTTTTGATGCATTAAAACATGCAAAAGAAGGCAACTTTGTTGAGGCAGAAAATTGTTTAAATAAAGCGAGCGAGGAGCTTTTAGAAGCACATCATGTTCAGACGGATATGATACACAAAGAAGCACAGGGTGAGAAGCAAGAAGTGACACTTCTTTTGATACATGCAGAAGACCACCTCATGAATGCAATTCTTGCAAAAGAATTGATAACAGAGATGATTGAGCTGTATAAAATTATTTATCAAACAAAGGGGGCAACTTACAATGTCTAA